The Gossypium hirsutum isolate 1008001.06 chromosome D07, Gossypium_hirsutum_v2.1, whole genome shotgun sequence genome includes the window TTAATCACATTACTTGTGCactaaaaaaacaatttaaataaaaatgtaaaacattTAAACTCAATATAAAACAAGAATAGaaaccaaaaactcataaaatATATGCTTCTTTGTTTGTGTGTTCAGAACATTCAATTTTCTTTGCTTTTCTCATCAATGTTCCAACACACCTACAAGAGACAATCATTTTGTTTTTGGTGCCTAAATTGCTTTGAGTCATTGAAAATTAGTTACCAAGTCTCTTATTCCTTTTGGAAAACATACTTGGTCATCTCAATTCATCATCTGAAAACTCATCCAGGACTATTTTGTGGACATTCATACTTTGCTCATCGGCATCTCTCCACCCTTGAGGAATGACGCCCTCGGTGTTGTGGTCCAAGAACTTTTCCGCCCTGAACAGAAAAACTATGGAAGCAAGGCAACCATATTGTCTTAAAAAATGACAACCATTGTGTGGCTGTTGTTGCTAAAAGCTGGAGTTGAGCAAAATCTATCAAACTGAATAGCCAAGAAGATTATACATGGCAACAGAGAATTGTGCAAAATATTGGATGGAAGCATCCTGATGCTAATTGGATTAAGTTAAACACAAATGGTGCAGTAAAGATGAACCTGACAAAGGCTTATTCAAGCGGTTTGTTGCGGGATCAACAGGGTAATTGGATAGCAGGGTATAATAGAAGCATTAGGATGTGTAAGCTTTTATAGTTGGATTATGGGCAATCTTTGAAGGTTTAAGTATGGGTTGGCACAAAGGGTTTAGAAAGGTGGCTCTTGAGTGTGACAACATGGAGATTGTGAGATTGTTGAATGAAGTTTTTGATCAAATAAGCAATATGGGAGTGTTAGAAACATCAAGGAGACCTGCAATTGGGCCCTTGGATGCTTAAGTCCCACATGTATTTCAAGAAGCAAATTTTGTACTGGATTTATAGCAAACTGCTCTACGAATATGGAACCAGGACTGTGCTTATTCGATTATCGTCCTACTGGAATATGAAACCTTCTTATGAATGATAGTTTAAAGAGTTACATCTGAGAGGCACCGCCTTGTGTAATAAATTTTGCTTCTAATTTATAAACTCCTACGtttaccaagaaaaaaaaaacactcaaaTCATTCATCTGCTTCAAGCTTTCAAAGGCTCTTCGTTTTTGTGAGCTAAATTGTCATTACATTCTTATATTCCTTTGTACTTCAATCTTTGTTTATACAACCATGgaagatttttatttattcaaaagcagaaagatttatattttaatttgaaaagataaaagaaaaagattaatatcttaatctaaataaaaGGCAAAGATTATAAATGTTATACATTATtcttaaaagatataaaatataatGGTAAATTGACAAGTAAAATTAAAGGACAATAATTAGGCATGAGAGTAAATCTTTATACCATATGGCTTGATATTCTATTGATTATTTGGTTGATTTAATTGCTtattgaattggtttttgaatatattattcaaaattcaacatCTACGCATTAAATACTGAATTTTTTTTACCCTATTAATTTATTCATCACCTTAATTTAGCAAACTACAACATTTATCAAAGTCGCCAAACTTTGTCCTTAGAAAGAAATCCTCCTGGAAAGCGGACGAGGGATGCAGATAAGATGTTTGCCATCCGTCACTATTCAGTAATAATGGGCCTTGCGAACGAGTCACGACTTCAACATGACTCAGTCATTGGCGTCACGTGCTATGTCGCTCAAATCTCACCAACTCACTCCACCCGCAACACGCTTACtccttttttactttttcttttttctttaatttcttattcCATGCTTTCATTTCCAATTTTCCATTTTGTTTTGCGCCATTCTTTcactttttttctattaaatttatatgtcaaatatatcaaaaaataaataaatatgtgaaatataaatattatatataaaaaaagtatatcTAAAGAATTAGTTGATGATTTTAAAAGTTACttacatatttattatataattttataaataaaagaattattaattaaaaataaaaaaaacttgaaaacaatatgtaataaaaaatacaaaaatgagTAGGAAATGAATCTAACCCAAAACCTAAGGATAAAATACTAATATTTAACCATCCAATCAAAagaattaatttgttaattttcagTGAAAATGTTGTAAGACACATTTTCAGCTGACGTGGCTGAAAGCGTGCACTATAAGACGTATTTTCTTTTCCCTCTTCAAAAACAACATTAAtcgataaatttaataaaaaagaaatctactttctcaaataattttttttcaacataTTTCTAGCAGAATAATTAACATATATAAGACCAATAAGTAATTAACATATATAagactaataacaaaaaaatctaacttgaaCGATACTGTATTAAGAACTAAATTAACTAAAGGTATGGGTCATAATTATTATGGGGAACCGATATAGCCCAAtgatcttttatatatttttccaatAATAATTCTCAGTACTATTGCTTGTAATGTGGGCTTGACTTCTAAAACCTTTAATGATTAGTGAACCCGAGAATCCATTTGCAACTCCTTTGAAAATATTACGTGaatgatatttcttttttatattttaaatacttcGTAAACCACCTAACAAATTAATAgatggtttttaatgatttcaataGATGGCCTTTTAATGATTTCAGTACCCGCCAGATTATTAACAATACCGCTTTTAGAAAATGTTAATAGCTTTGGATCAGATGATAAAGTAGCTACTCTTctactattttttctttttgcctctgTTTGCTCATTGTAGATGTCATGTGCCGACTGTCGGTTAcaatttctgaaaaaaaaaagattataattTAACCAATACTCATCTCACCCACtacaatcaaaattaatatttcaaagcaattgtAGCATCaatattacatattttaaaacCGAATTAGGttaaacctaaattaaaataaatctatacaATACTTACACAAAAtctgaattgaaaacccaggtaTAATTTACATAATGTGAGTTAAACCTAAATCCGTAGTAtcgtttaaaacaaaattaaataaataaagagcacaatatataaaacaaaacaaaattaaacaactTATTTTAAGGGTTCTAACAATATTTTCCTTGGCCAGTGTAGGTGTAAAATGACTTTTGAGTCAACTGCTAttacaatttttaacttcaaagcTTACTTCCACCACCAAAATACCATGTAAGATCAACAATATAATATTTTCCCCCTCTTTAATGTCCCTGAGCATGACACATGAGCACATCATTTTTCTCTTTgccaaaaaacaaaaacaatcacCACCATCTCACAACATTGACATCCCTTAACCTAGTTTCTTTTATTCTGTTGCACCAAAAACGAAAACAAACTAATTCATACCTCCGAGTTGCTCGCTTATGTTCAACCACAAAGCTTTGGCCTCAAAAGGCAAGATTACCCGTATATTTATGAATATACGGTAATAATATCGGAATAATCACCATGTACTGGGAAAAGTATTTAGTCCGCTACGGTAGACTCCTCCAGCCTTTTGTCTGTTATACCAGTCATCTTGCAATGAGGCTTGGAAGGGAAAACAAAAACATTAGATGCAGCAATGGAGGGCAGAAATCGAGCCGAGTATCTCACAGAGGTCAAAGAAATTCTAGGCAACTGTTGCAAACCCGAGAAAAGAGGCACCACTTTGTAATTAAGCACATGCTCGGATTTTGGAAGAACAAACACCGTGTCACTGTGAGACCCAGATAACACAAAACTCTGTGAATCTGCCAATGAAAACTTAACCTCTTGAAGTAACTCTGTTTTGTTACGGATTTTAACATGGTGCATGAAGGGTTCTCCTAGGATGGCATAAGGAGGACATTCCAAAGTCACAACAATCGGTGACAGCTCTACATGTACATCAGGAAGTTCGTGTTTAGTTACAACCTCAGAACCAGTCACAGTCAAACCAGATCTATCTTCAATTCCACAGTGCCTCTTCCATTTTAAATTCACCATCCCCAATCTAAGCTTTGATGAATCCAACCGAGGAATAACAGTGAAAACTTTCTTGAAATCTTCTCCTGGCACAAGAACTGCAGTGCCAAGATCTTCATCTCCTTGTTGGATGGAACATGACTTTTCAGTGCCACCATCATCAACTTCAATAGCCATGGATAGCAGCTGCAATGTCACCTCACTGCAGTTCTTGGCACTAACAACAAGTACAGTTGATTCATGCATGGGTAGCGATGAAAACTGATTGGAATCAGGAACCGGCTTGATCTTTGAAAGCAGCAAGGAAACCCTGCGGAAGGGAAGCATAAAATGTTGGCTAATTAAAACAGCATTCTTTCCTTCAATTTGCAAGGTCTTGTGAATATTGACTTTTTGTGCATTCGACTCATTGGAATTAGGGGAGTAGCCCAACGATACAAAGAGCATAATTGGTTTGGGTCGGTGCCACATGATTTCTAGTTTGCAGGACCATGATTCTCCAATGTTTAGAAATGGAACAGAAACCAACCCAAAAGATTGttgaattttcatgattttatcaGAGGCCCGTTGAGATTCATCTTCTCCTTCTGGTCCAACAATGCCAAGAAGCTCAACATGATGAGTGTCCAATGAAAAAGGCTCAGATTCCCTAGGACTAAACAGGCCACCTCCTCTCACATCCACGAGATTTATCTTCATTTCACCAGCGTATATGGCATGGTCCCTGGAGGCTATGGTAACTGGTAGCAGAAATCTCTCTCCAACTAATGCAGGGCCAGAAGCACCAAGTGTGACATCCACTTGTGGGTCAGGTTCTTCAACCTGGGCAGCCTTCTGACCAGAGAATGATAGAGCAGGATCCTTGGTAGGGAAAGTTTCCACACGGTCTTCAAACTTCCAAAGAGGTAAATCATCCATCGAAGCAGGACTTTCAGCTCTGCAGCAGATTGTGAAGTGGGGTCCCATTTTTGCAATAATGGATATGCATTCAAGCTTTCCACTTTGTTCTGAATAAATTAAACATTGTCTTAATGAACAGTGGGTGGATTACAATGAAGGAAACCACGATGCTAATCATAATAAAGACTTTTCAGTAGAAGAGAATGCATGCATAAAGAAGATATCAGATCCCATATGGTTCAATAAGAGCTAGCAGGACCTTCCCTTGAAATATGACTTCAGCCTTTGAATCTCTAGCGAGAAATCAAGAATAAGCTATCCATTTAATTGAACTTCAAAGAAAGCAAAACTAAGAAACCACACAAGAAGAGAAGAAACAAACTATTGTCAACCTGATGCGACTTTTTCCCCTCATCCTGACTCCACTCCTCTCAAAATCAGAGATACATGCAGACACAATGAGCAGACAAATACACCAGAACACATGATAGTGATCCTTACTGAAATTGCTATCTATGGTGCACCACTAGTGATTTCACATGGTTTTTGGGTTGATTAAATCCTAGGCTCACTTGTCGAAAGCTAAAATGTTGCTTACACCCATTAGATAAAGTATTAATTAACTTAGGTTAGGTCAAAACATGGGAGATGCAAAGCTGTAACAAACTCATTGCAATAGCAATTAGGCTCATATCAAGCAACAGCATGTAAAACTATCAGCATTACAGGAGAAAGCATTCTTCTCTTATTTGCAAATTTAAGGACTGTCTAGTTGAAATGATTGTGTTGGGTACTATGTTTTTATTAGAACTTATGATCAAAATagttttgcataaaataaaagaCAACTTACCAGATTTGATGTCATAAGTCAGCCGCAGCCATTTGTTTGTAGTGAGTGCTAAAGAAGGGGCACTCTCCATTCGGTGATAATGTTGCTCACTCTGCACTGCTTCTAATGGATGCTTTTGGGCGTTCATGATGATAAAATTGCATTGAGATTGATTAAATTGGACTTCCAACTGATCAATCTCAATGGAAAGAGGTAACTGTGATAGAAGTGATAATGTAATCAAGGAGGAGACACCGGACTTGATAATCTGTTCATGAAAAGCCACTGAAGCAAGAAGAACTGATCTGAGTGGACTAACAAGATCAATCTCAAGATGAAGGGTATTATCTCTGGTTACTTTGAGATCATCAACTCCATTAATGGATATTGGCCTAGCTTCTCCACTTATGAGTGCAAAAATTCCTCTGTGTATCATTTCTCTCTGTTCAAGACTTGCAGGTCCTCCTGGACCACATTTGGACGACTGGATGCTATCGACAATAGATACTGGCAATGCAGCCATTTCAAGAGAAAACTCTACAAACTCTTTTACAGCACCTTGTTTCCTTGAGCACTCTCTCAAGTAACCCAAAACCTCCCACAACAAAGTAACCCATCCTTCTTGCCTATATAGATTTGCAACACCATCAAACTGCTGTTTTGCATTGTTGAAATCACCCAAAGAAAAATATTCTCTAGCAATCTGAAAGGCACAAAGAGAACCCGTCCTCTGAACTTTAAGATTACTATATATTTCATTAGACTTTTTGAGCAAAGCAATAATTTCAAAGGAGTCTTGAAACCTTTTTCCCTCGGCAATTGCATAACGAGTGTATTCATCATCAGTAATGCTGCATAGTCAGAAGAGAATAAAAATCCAAACATTTATTATAAGGTAAATGGTACAAAATCAAATCAGATTTCTCGTTATTAATTTGCAAGACTTACGACTGCATAGCCGAATCATCCCCTTGCTCAATTAGCCGGGCAAACTGACCAATATAAACTGATGGTACCACAGATTCAGCACTCCCATCATCATTCTCGCTAaaagtttctgaatttgacactGTCAACTCCAGAGCTGATCTCTTCTCCTTCAAGTATTTAGCTGCTGACTGTTGTAAGATGAATGTTATGATTCAGATAACTTAAATAATCTAAGAGAATTCTAAATGCAAGTTCAATTGCTATGGTTGCACTTGCATAAATTTTGCAAAATTCCCtggaaaaaaaagtttaggtactcATTGACCCCATTGTTTCTAAGGGTTGGCTATATATAAAGCAAGGTAGCAAGACTCGCACGGAAAAGCCGTTAAAAAAGCCAACAACGATGAAATGATGGTACAGACCTGATAGTAATAAGCTGGATGGAATTCCCATTCAGTCAGAGGTTGGTCGGCAGTGCCTACTGGTAGAGAGGAAGTGCTTGGAAGAGTGGCAGAGCTTGAGTCAAGCAACTCAGCGAAAACCAAAAACTGCCTGCTGAGCCATTCCCAGTGAAGAAAAATGACATTTGGATCTCCAACAAGGCTCTTGTAGGAGACAACGTGTTGGCGGAACCATGTAATTGCTTCTCTGAGCTTTCCACCATGCAACAACAAAGTGCAAATCTTGAAATGCAAGTGCTCAGCAACAATTTTGATCTCAAATAAGCGTTGTATTGGAGGCAATCTTGTTGAGGTAGCAACCATCTAAATGAATAGCATTGACATAGATGGTAGCAGTGACAAGTAGACGGAACTAAGTAACTAGTATTAAGTATGATAAACAGAAGGATGGTAAAGAAATAGGATAATTAGGGAAGAACCTCGCGCAGGGCATGATAGGCATCCTCATAAAACCTCAAGGCTTCAGCCCAGTCTCGTCGGAACTCTGCATACACAGCAACCTACCCATTTTGTGAACCAATGAGCCAATACATAAGgaattaataatatgaaaaagtgAGGAAAgctattcttttattattattactttaaaaCAGTAGCGAACTTGGAGATCGGGAGAGGAGAAATTCTTCTTTTCAATGCGAGCTTTAATCCTTCGACCTTCTTCTCTGTAAAAAGTAGTTTCTAGTTCGGCAAAACTGGCGCTCAACCTGACAGACATTACAATGTATGGGATATAGTTCATACAGCAATTAATTCAGTAAAGTACTAATTATTGTTAGATAAAAAGGGGAGGGGGGGAATTGAGCACCTTTGAAGAGAGTTATTGAGTTGAGAAGGATCGGGGTTGAAGAGGAGAAGGTACTTGGAATCGACCTCTGCTCGCTTCCGTAAGGCAAGCAGACGATCTTCACTAATGTCATCGGATTGGCCCACCACAACGAGCAGCAACAATTTGGTGTTCCTGGGACGAATAGCGGCTTTTAGGTCATCCAGATCGGAGCAGACTTGGACCCACTGGGCAGGGTCACCGGAGACATGATCCCAGGAGAAGAGGGCGGCCACCACGGCGGGGATCTTAGTGCGGTGCTTGACCAGCCAATCCCTTTTCAAAAATCCGGCGGGGGAAGAAGAAGGGGAGGGCGGGCGATGGAGGAGATGGGAGAGCTTGGAGAAGTTGGGCAAGGCCAAGGTGTTGATAGGATGCTGCTGGGAGAGGAGGTGGGTGGTTATCGCCCCATGCTGCTCTGGGCATCCTACCAATGCTACCAGCGCCACTGGTGGACTCCTCAATTCTTCTGGGTACTCTTCCATTTACTCTCTGCACTTGGAATTTCTTGATACTTTCgtatttttctttgtaattttttttctacaACAGAATAGAAGACGATGATGGATCAGTTTCTGATTTTTAGGCCTGATTTCATTATCTAGTATTTGGGCTTCTCTTCCCCACCCCAAACCACTAATATGGCTACTAGCTGCCTGCCTACTCCAAACAATACTTTGCCTTCACTTTCAAGGGTTTCCTTTTTTCTCAATGTTACAAAGTCACAAAAGATTCGATTAAATTTGTAGATTAGATGTTATTTAGAGAGGATATGCTCTATCAATGTTGTTTGTTGTTTTCATAGTTAGAAGActtgaatttaaaactttaattaaaaagTATCGATGTAACACTTTGATACCAATTTGATTTTCAGTTCTGAGTTACTAGGTATTACATTCGTTGCTAGAAAAACTACGATCAACtatattcaaattatatttttaaatgatcAATTTCAACCCACATGCATATAATACAAAATACAATTGTTTTCGGATCTTATACGAGTTTACGAAAGTTCTAAAACTAATTCAAAGTTGAATTAGGACcaattgtaaaaatttcaaaacattagGTTGACATTACAATATCAGGGGGTTCCTCATCACAACGTAACATACTGAGTAAACCTTGTCGCCACGTTCAATATTCAATGTTGCACAGTGGCATGGCAACTAATCTCATTGCGATGGGACAAATGACTACCTCTAGAAGTACTTACGTCCAGAGtagaaatcttgcacaaaatttattagaaagagtGGTATCCATAAGTATACAattcaggttgtaatatagttacaacgtaGTAAATGAGTACTCCGaagattgtacccaagggaggcgagcactaaattaattctaacctaagcacaaatagatctaattagtactttaggTAGATTATATTACAATCAAATATAAAGAAAGGTTTTTgagatttttataataataataatacaataaataaGTAACGAGAAATCAAATAGTAGAATATGTTAAATCTGagtatgggtgattagcttgcttcggtaATCATAACCAACTATTGCTTCGGGTTTTCTTGTTTAATCAACTAGCCAATATCCCATCAGGATCTTCCAATCTAGAATAACAAGTCAGCAATAACTACTTATCCCTCGACCTCACAATTCACACTGGTTCGGGGTTAAGGTGTCCACGaataggtcataccaattttgggttaattcctacttTAATGACTTTCTAGGgtcatcaagcctagggtttaagttcttcctttcccaaacagttgATTCGCTAagagaaccctacaaaacagttaattaatcatacctctaCTCTCTAATCCCTcacaagaggattagttccttatgGATCTTATAAACAATATAGACTTGATATATAGAATAAACATGAATAACAATTCAAGACTATAAAGTTAGCAGAAGCCTGATTTGTATTGAATAGAATGCCGAATCCTTACAGAGTTTGATCAAGTTTGCAAATCTGATCTCTTCCGTAAAAGTAAAAGAACAAAACTGAAATAAATCTAaagcctaagaaaagagaaaaaactaaagactaaaactaggaataaaattatacaatatgaaaagTTGTCCATAACATGTGTTGAATGAGCCcatttatagatttaaaatagtcGTCGTCCTTAACCCCAGGTCAACTGTTGTCCTTGtgtttaatgtttgattgtgcagaccaaaacatCTCTGGCTCGTAATTACTTCCTATACAGAGGTGATATCGCAACACACCAGGTTctgtgtcgtgacatcgaaggCAATATGCTTCATCTTCAAGATATCTTCAGGGGTGTGTCGCGACACCGAATGCAGTCTTGAATTATTATATTCTACTCATTATGTTGCGACATTTAACTCTCCGTGTTGCAACAGAAAGACCAGTATCGAGTTAGtacaccttctaatggtcttCTACATGCTCACAAAGCatattagctcacctttaggcctcatttttcccctaaggtcaataaaagactcaatttacacattttatttaATGCAAATAGAATTACAAAAGCTTAACTAAAACTTAACCaaagtgcttgtattcaagctcctaaagtgtgaaaactagtttagtttgctacactgaattacgacagatcaaactcccctacacttaagtcattgcttgtccttaagcataGCAACAAAAATAGTAAATGAAAAGATGATCCTTGAACCAGTAT containing:
- the LOC107954805 gene encoding trafficking protein particle complex subunit 11, with translation MEEYPEELRSPPVALVALVGCPEQHGAITTHLLSQQHPINTLALPNFSKLSHLLHRPPSPSSSPAGFLKRDWLVKHRTKIPAVVAALFSWDHVSGDPAQWVQVCSDLDDLKAAIRPRNTKLLLLVVVGQSDDISEDRLLALRKRAEVDSKYLLLFNPDPSQLNNSLQRLSASFAELETTFYREEGRRIKARIEKKNFSSPDLQVRYCFKVAVYAEFRRDWAEALRFYEDAYHALREMVATSTRLPPIQRLFEIKIVAEHLHFKICTLLLHGGKLREAITWFRQHVVSYKSLVGDPNVIFLHWEWLSRQFLVFAELLDSSSATLPSTSSLPVGTADQPLTEWEFHPAYYYQSAAKYLKEKRSALELTVSNSETFSENDDGSAESVVPSVYIGQFARLIEQGDDSAMQSITDDEYTRYAIAEGKRFQDSFEIIALLKKSNEIYSNLKVQRTGSLCAFQIAREYFSLGDFNNAKQQFDGVANLYRQEGWVTLLWEVLGYLRECSRKQGAVKEFVEFSLEMAALPVSIVDSIQSSKCGPGGPASLEQREMIHRGIFALISGEARPISINGVDDLKVTRDNTLHLEIDLVSPLRSVLLASVAFHEQIIKSGVSSLITLSLLSQLPLSIEIDQLEVQFNQSQCNFIIMNAQKHPLEAVQSEQHYHRMESAPSLALTTNKWLRLTYDIKSEQSGKLECISIIAKMGPHFTICCRAESPASMDDLPLWKFEDRVETFPTKDPALSFSGQKAAQVEEPDPQVDVTLGASGPALVGERFLLPVTIASRDHAIYAGEMKINLVDVRGGGLFSPRESEPFSLDTHHVELLGIVGPEGEDESQRASDKIMKIQQSFGLVSVPFLNIGESWSCKLEIMWHRPKPIMLFVSLGYSPNSNESNAQKVNIHKTLQIEGKNAVLISQHFMLPFRRVSLLLSKIKPVPDSNQFSSLPMHESTVLVVSAKNCSEVTLQLLSMAIEVDDGGTEKSCSIQQGDEDLGTAVLVPGEDFKKVFTVIPRLDSSKLRLGMVNLKWKRHCGIEDRSGLTVTGSEVVTKHELPDVHVELSPIVVTLECPPYAILGEPFMHHVKIRNKTELLQEVKFSLADSQSFVLSGSHSDTVFVLPKSEHVLNYKVVPLFSGLQQLPRISLTSVRYSARFLPSIAASNVFVFPSKPHCKMTGITDKRLEESTVAD